From the genome of Canis lupus baileyi chromosome 4, mCanLup2.hap1, whole genome shotgun sequence:
TCCTCTGTTCCCAGAACAGACCCAGGAGAGCATTCAGCGTTTTGAGCAGCAGGCAGGGCTGAGAGATGCTGGCTACACACCACACAAGGGCCTTACCACCGAGGAGACCAAGTACCTTCGAGTGGCAGAAGCGCTCCACGTAAGCTTGTTTCTTAGGAACTTTAAAAAAGCCCTCCTCATTCATAACTTAAGACATGCTGTGGCTTAGAAGTTACTGGCTCATTTAGGTGAGGATTGTGGAGAGCAATGGAAAGATTTAGGTGAGCAGTTCAGAACTGGTTTAGTCCCACCATGGTGGCACTTTCTTGAAAGCTCCAGAGCTCTTAGCCTGGTGGTTTCTGCGTATCCATCTACAAAGTTGGGGGTATCTGCCTTATGTCCTTATGGTTAGGAGGAGCGGCTGAGACCCTGAGCTTACACATGTGATGTTTGTGAGCACGTTACAAACAATGAAGTGGGTACTTTGTGTACCAGAGTGACCATctttgagggagagaggagaatcGGGCAGTCTTAACAGAAGTAATACTTTAGTGGGGAAGGAATATCatgttctatgtttaatttttataatattaaaatcaaatgTAGAATTGACATGTTTCTGCCTTTCCATTTCCAAAATTGGGATGAGTGAAGAATAATTTTtgataaagctttttaaaagattttatttatttattcatgagagactcagagagaggcagagacataggcagagggagaagcaggctccatgctgatgcgggagcctgatgggggactcaatcctgggactccaggatcatgccctgggcggaaggcaggcgcttaaccactgagccacccagggatccccaatttttgaTAAGGTTAATGATGACTCAACAGTTGTATGAATGACATAGTTTCAAGGGATTTTCTGTAGGAATGGCAGTTGGTACTTAATAGTGCCCTTTGACCTACGAGACACTTGGTTTACTTAATCTTTATGTTAATCCTTGGAGGGCAGGCCGGGTGCTATATAGTATATAGAAGGATGTATCATAATACAGATCTGGTGGCCTGTGGGCAATGATATAAGCCATTGTGGACTGTTTGCTTTTACAATGAGCATCCCAGATGATTCTTTGCatcctaagtttaaaaaaaacactgctgTCGGGGATTGGGTTGGGGTTGGTGGCCAGTTTAAGCTCTCAGACAAGACATATACTTCTGGAGAGAGGCACTGTCTTTGATAACTTCCAGGATGGGTGTGAGTTGAATTCTGCAAGTGAGCAGTTCACTCTGTATAATGGTAGAGTTGACTTTGGGCCATTTTCTGCATCTCAGCCACATAAGTAGAACATGAGGATGGCTGAAATCCCAGCTTACATAAATTGATATGTTGAGTATTTGAGAACATGCACATTTGTTTGAAATGTAGCTTGGGCTTACTAGACATGGAGCACACAGACAGTGGAAGGGCCTTGATCTAGAAGAACTGAGAAGGAGATTTGTCTCTCCTCTCCTAGACAGCTAGTTTGTATGTTAGAGGTGTATTTACAGTGCCCAGGGAACCCAGAGTGACTGGCTATGGGAGGAAAAGGGCGGAAAGGGGACAGGCTCAACAGAGAAAGCATTTAGCTGGAGAGGAATAGCAATGCCTGAGTCTTAGCCTTGAGACACCACGAAAGGCTGGGCTTGTATCTGGCAGGAGAAGCAGCTTGAGAATTGGAGGCCCTACCTGAAAGGCCAGGAAGGCCAACAGCTTGAGTTCTGGTTCTTCCACTTATTGGCTGGCTGGGCAAGTGTGGAACAGACGTTTCCGAAAGTAAAAACTAATGTGATATTTAGTACAGAGCTGTTTGAGATATGTGGTAGAAGGAATAGATTTTCTTAAAGATAGAATTTTGTCTAATATGGCAAAATCAAAGGAATATCTGTTCTGTAATCCAAAATTATTCTACCTACTAATGGTTATCCTTTTGCCTGAAGTTAAAGTGGGAACCAAGTTTTTACACCCTAACTAGCTGTTTGATATTAGCtctcatttttgaaaagtttctCTTCTTAATCCATCTGAACAGAAACTAAAGCTACAGAGTGGAGAGATaacaagagaagagaagcagccagcttCAGCCCAGTCTACCCCAAGCAGCAGCCCCCACTCCTCCCCTAAGCAGAAGTCCAGGTAAGCCCTTCCTGTGAGCCTCTCGAACTGCAGTGTGCTTCTAGGAAAGCGAGGGCTGCATACAAAATTGGAATTTAAGCCTGTGGTTTCAGGGAGCAGGGGAAGTTGACAGTTCCTAGTCTCTTGGCATGAGATGCTTCTAGAGGTGTAGGAAGAGGATATAAGGGTacgctttgttctttctcttccagAGGCTGGTTTGCTTCTGGTTCTTCCACAGCCTTACCTGGCCCAAATCCTAGCACCATGGATTCTGCAAGTGGAGACAAGGACAGAAACTTGGCGGATAAATGGAGCCTCTTTGGACCAAGATCTCTTCAGAAGTCTGATTCAGGTTAAGCCAACTCCTTCAAGAAAACCCATGTGGATGGCATTTTACCATGTATACTGGGGGCTGCCtactaattttgaaataatttgctttttgGTTTGCTTCTGTAGGAGGTTTTGCCACCCAGACTTACAGAGGAGCCCAGAAGCCTTCTCCAATGGAATTGATCCGTGTCCAGGCCACCCGAATGGCTGAAGATCCGGCAACCTTCAAGCCGCCCAAGATGGACATTCCAGTGATGGAAGGGAAGAAACCACCACCACGGACCCATAATCTCAAACCTCGTGACTTAAATGTGCTCACACCCACTGGCTTCTAGAGCTCTTTGTATTTCAGGGACTCTGGATAGAGGGTATCTTGTACCCAACTCCCCTTTTACCTTGGCTTTGACATAggaaagttatttttgtttttaaaacctcTTAAACTGAGGCTGGAGCTAGAGATATGATTGGCTTTTGAGAAATGTTAATGCAAAGCTTGTCCTTGTTAGAAGAAGCCATTTTGTGTGGTTTAAAGTTAAATAATCCCAGCAGTGATGTATGGGGGATCTCATACCCATTTTTGTATCATTTAACCTTAGACAAGAACTTTGATCATTGCTTACTAGGTAAACAATGTGTTGTTCCAGAACTGAGGCTTCTTGATTTCTTTACCACTGTAAACATGTGCATGGACAAATCATGGAACACAGGTGTTCCCAAACTAGTTGAGACTTTGGTCCTCTTGATTGTACACTTCTGTGTGCTCCAGCCTTGTCAGTTGGGGGACCTCAGATCTATTTGAGATCTGGGTACAGTTAACAGCCAGACTTGGCAGGGACCCCCCCTTCCTGTGCTGAACCAGGGCTGTCCTTGTGTTTTGGTAGGCCTTACAGATCACTTCATCCTGTAGCCACTTCTTACCAGAGCACCTCTTTGGCTGGCGCTGTTGGAGGGATGCTTCTCTTTTATGTGTCACAGAACAAACACTAGTCTTGCATATCCTtttttgcacttttaaaattaatttaactcCAGTTTGGTTGAAAACTTCCTAAGGGAGAAAATTCAGTGTACTGGTTTCCTATAGATAAGTGGATGTCAAACTTTAAAGTACAGAAAAGGTGGTACCTACATTTAGATGATAGTCTTGAGGTTCATGTGAAACTAGTGTCAccccattttgatttttttgtttgttttctattttgattttcttgttCAGGCCAAgcataaaacctttttttctgggaggtggaagaatttaaaatttttctatatgaAATCATTGTCCCCTGGAAAGAGCTgcatacttttataaatatataagttaCTAAGGAATCCACTTTTTAATTTCTCCTCTCACCATGTATATGGTCAGTTACTGTCTTAAACACTGGCTCAAATTCCCACTGTTTTTTTGTTCTGGATAATATCGTGTCTACATGGGAGCCGAGCGGACCTTTCATTGGAAAGCCCTGGAGTCTAAAATGATcagaataattaatttatttgtgtcttctgttATGCTTGTATCTCTTATTTGTTTTGACAATAAACTTCTTAAACTGCTTTCTCAAATGTGGATAGCTCTTTTTTTGGGCGGGGGTCTTTTTAAGAGTTCTTACATTTTGCCTACTTAGAGTCATAGAAACTAAGCATGGTAAACTTGGCATTTTGAAAAACCATTGCCTTTTTATTGTATCCTTTTAACATCAAATTATTTGTAACACACTCCATTCCTTTGTTtcta
Proteins encoded in this window:
- the KIAA1191 gene encoding putative monooxygenase p33MONOX isoform X1, with the translated sequence MASRQPEVPALEPSGPLGKMSLPIGMYRRAFSYDDALEDPTPMTPPPSDMGSIPWKPVIPERKYQHLAKAEEGETSVSSPAMTMSSATDSVDKAPVVKAKATHVIMNSLITKQTQESIQRFEQQAGLRDAGYTPHKGLTTEETKYLRVAEALHKLKLQSGEITREEKQPASAQSTPSSSPHSSPKQKSRGWFASGSSTALPGPNPSTMDSASGDKDRNLADKWSLFGPRSLQKSDSGGFATQTYRGAQKPSPMELIRVQATRMAEDPATFKPPKMDIPVMEGKKPPPRTHNLKPRDLNVLTPTGF
- the KIAA1191 gene encoding putative monooxygenase p33MONOX isoform X2; this translates as MSLPIGMYRRAFSYDDALEDPTPMTPPPSDMGSIPWKPVIPERKYQHLAKAEEGETSVSSPAMTMSSATDSVDKAPVVKAKATHVIMNSLITKQTQESIQRFEQQAGLRDAGYTPHKGLTTEETKYLRVAEALHKLKLQSGEITREEKQPASAQSTPSSSPHSSPKQKSRGWFASGSSTALPGPNPSTMDSASGDKDRNLADKWSLFGPRSLQKSDSGGFATQTYRGAQKPSPMELIRVQATRMAEDPATFKPPKMDIPVMEGKKPPPRTHNLKPRDLNVLTPTGF